The genomic window TGATTGCTGGTTTTCCCTTATGCATGCAGGATGACAACGCTTGCCTGTTGAAACGTGTTCTCAAGGATGGTGAAGTTGCTCGGAAATATACATGGCACTCGATCTCTGGTTCAACGGCAACGTGGCTTTGGTGTGAGGGGCATAGGCTCGGCTAAGGcttgataaaaaaatacaaCAGCACACATGGGAGTTGTTTTGCAAGTTTTCTTGTGTCCAATCCATCTCATATTTTTATGACAGTGGGAATgtttttggaagagaaaggcCCTCAGTAATTTGATAGGTGTAGAACATTTTCCTTCCTTTGCGCGATCGAAGctgagggagatagagagagaaatgcatTGTCAAATAACggacagagatagagagagttgTTGAAAATGTTTTGCTTGGAAATGGTTTCGTTTGGCAAAAACTATGTTGACTGCTGCAGGGTCCATGATCTCAGTCCACATTTTTTTGCAGAGAATTAATGTTTTGAAACTCGTGTGAAGTTATTCCTTTAATCAGCACAGCCATTTGCCTCAGCGTTAAGggacttgaaaagaaaaaacttgcaAAATGATCAGCTACTTTCGCAATTCGCATTATGAAGTTTTACAGAAGCATGGCAGGTTTTATGCTGCCCACAGCAATTAAGATTGGTCTTCAATTCTTCACTGAAAGAAAACACCTGTATTTTATTAGACAAATTTTCATCTTCAAGCTAACATTTGTATATAATTTCAAAGAAGAAATCACCTTTCACAAAACCTACGGTTGACTtgttaatttgaaaaaataaaacgaCAGTGTCTGCAATTTATTTTCAACATTACGTCCTATAGCTGGATCACATTATTATCAGCTGATATTTCTCGCTTTTTCGGGTTAAATTATTGTCACTCCAAGCCCTTGCTTGacagtttttcatgaaaattataACCTTAAAAGAATaccttttttaattatgaaaaaatatgttaaaaaataaaatattcatttttatattaCTGGCCAAGATATCCGGGGAGTATTCTATTCAAATAGCGTTTGGTCTCTATTCAAATATCACTAGCGTTTGGTGTCCTGGATCCAAAACTAATGtcatcttttttattaaaattaaggCAACTTTCATCGTATGGGCCATTTGATATTAGGAACAACGTGTGTaaatttcatgaatctgtcctatATTAGTGAAATATggatgttccatgaatctgccttgtAAGAGCACCCACATGCTGTTTCTAACACCAAGCAGTCACGTAGGGTCTTCCACAATGTAGTTCTTACTCTCTTTGATATGATCTCAACGGCTAACAGACAGCCCTTAAGATAgggaaaataaattgaaaaagtcAATCACTCACAAGTCACAACGTCTAAACAACGGATCCTTTGAACAATTAGGATTGGAAAATACAAATCAATGATGGTTTTGCAGTATAATTCATCAGGTATGACTAATTAAGAAAGAACCACGTGATTCTACATTGCAATGAAAAATCTTACCGTTACAAAACGAACAAAGTGCTATTGAATGTGAttgttttctcatgtttttactGTGTCTCACATAGACATTTCGTCAAATATCTTGAAGGCCAGGTCACATTCCATACTTGACTGTTAGCCAAGGATCGATAGATGTTTCCAGCTAGACAAGAGGGAGATACGATCCTGGTAGTAGGGGGAAACGAGAGCATAGCTAGAAACGGTGAAGTCGTGAAAGGTATCTGTCCAAGGCATCGGTCAAATGTCTGGGACCGCAGGTTAGGGTTGCGGataacagagagagaaagactaaAAAGAACGAGAGCTGTGTCGGCCATGGCTGATGCAAAGCCACTGTTGAGAACgcccacacagagagagagagagacagagacagattGATATACCTGTATAACAAGCGCCTGGGAAACAATTGCCGGATGGAGCAGCTCACATGAGTATTTTACTTTACCATGGCAGTGTacgatcaaacaattccatgAAGATACCATGGCAGCTCACATGAGTATTTTACTTTACTCATGTTTTGTGTGAATCAAAGTGACAAACGTCGAACGGAATAGATGGAATCATAGAACAAACATGTTATGTGTGAATCCAACATCGGACAGAACAGacattatgttttaaatttcatcaaacaatggaagaaaaaacagGTCTGTCCATTAAGACAGAACTGTGGAGAATAAGACGTACAATGGACAAAGAACAGGTCTGTCCATTGAGATAGAACAATGGTGTGGAGAATAAGACATTGTCTGTCTTGTCCTGTAAAACAAAGATCAAGCAACCAACCTCTTTAAGAGTGAAGACACACCTAAGGTGGGCGGATTCCACCTTAGCTGTTATGTCACGAGACATAACCGCTCTGATGGGTCTCTCCTTTGAGGATGGTGAAACTGTTGGTCATTATTTTGGAGTCGGCAACAAAATCATATACCGATTTTAGGTACGGTATTTGGGATATTTTTCCATGgacatgaaaatgacaaaagcaaCGGGTATGAACCAAAAGCGAGAAAACGAatgctttaaaaaataataataataaactatAACAGTCATGAAGTGATAAGTAATGGAAGCTAGGAAACCAATTTCAGTAAACGTAAGCAGGCTCCCAGCTAATTAACTGTGAAATAACCTCTGGCATTATATTTCAGATGGCTTTGACGAGGACCGAACCATGCATGGATGCGTCAGGAAGAGGTTAATGCGTCCTGCCAAACGTTCAAAACATAGAACAGTAATTCTTGAGTAGGACCGCACTCAAATTTTTGTACAAAAACTCGAACGAATGGTTCAATCACTGAAAACGAGTCTCAACTCTCATGTCGAAATCATGTCAAATGTTGAGGAAATGTGCTACCGCTTTCTCCATATCATTATCATATTTTGCGAGAACTTCAGCAACAGTATTCGCAGCAAACCCCATTTCCCGCAGACGATTATATGACAAAACAAATTCACGAACCTGCAGAAGAATAAGGttcagctttcttttttctttttcaaaatttccccCCTCAATTGTGATTTACCATTGCAGATGGGAGAAGACAGTGAAGGACACTTACCTTGGTTGGATTGTCGCCATAAGTTTTCACAGCCAAGGTAACAGCTTCCGGACTCAGTCCTAAAGCCACAAATTTGCTTGCCAATGGATCCTGGGGAATGGAGGAATCCTGCAACCGAGGACACGATTTAGAACTCTTTTTAGGAATAAAGAACTTATTTCAGCCACTACCATTCATAGAATTCATCAAACTGCTCAAAAGTGCATTCAAGatcaaatgggtgttcaaatCCACAAATTAACGAGCAGCGTACAACTTGCtctccaaagaaaaaagaggaggtGCCCTGCAAAAACACTGAAGAACTGATTAATAGTAAGAGTTGCTTAATACCACTCCTTTAGCAGTAAGCATGACAGTGCCAACTGTGCAGCTACAGTGCCCTAGAAGATCTCCAAAACACCGGCAATATCGGTGTACGAAGTGACATGAGGCAAATCCAGTGGCGGAGCCCCATggtggctagtgtgggcagttgcccagaCCAGTCTCACAAACTTTActtattttatgttaataatttcatatatttggttttttatatatataagtgccccttaaAACATTAAGGTTATTGAACTAGTGGCCCCACCAGCCacaatttctggctccactAGTGGACAAATCAAGCATAAGCCTCAAAAGACTTGAGGGACTTCTCTAGAAAGTAAAACCATTGAAAGTGTTCAAAATAAACTGAAATTATATGCGCAAGGAGAAAATGTATCAAATAAACTATATTAACCTATAAAACCAGATGCGAGAAAAGCCAAGGACCTAAGTTGTCAAAATTAGAAATCGGACACAGACAATTCAAGGCCTAAAAAGACCAGTTGAGACTAGCCCATCCACGTTGGCTGGCTAAAACAAAGTCAATGAGGAGGTCTAAAATGGACACtcaaaataataaaagtaaCTATAATAGACAAACCATATTATTAGTTGAGTAAGCTACATAGTTCACCTCGTGTAACATTGCACGATGGTAAGCTGAATTTAAGTATcggctttcatatatatatatatatatccagagACCTTGGCCAAGAGAAATTGGGTGAGAGAATTCAAATCCgagaaaaaaaggtgaaaaaggaaacatatGATACAAGTGACTTTTATAACAGTTTTTCTAACTTCCTAAAAGTTGTCCAAGTTAAGAAAAGGTAAGAAAATAAAACTGACCAAATGTAAATTGTACGGACCGAAACCACTGAACTAGTCTGCCAGAAATTTAGTTGACCTAGTTGGTGGACAAGTCATGCAACTAGACCCTACCAAACTTCAGGCCAAGGTCACTGACTAGGCCTACTGGTTGATTAGTTGAGCAGTGTACATGGTGGTCTAACAGCCAAGACAAGGGCATCACATTAGTATGTTTTGTTAGATACATCATACACGTGACAAAGCAGAATCACCAAGTGTTtagaaaaatatgcaaaaaaaaaggtatcTAAAGAGGATTAATCCGGCATTAAGATGACTTGCATGATAAAATGAGATAATTAAAGGAGTTGAGGACATTGCAAAGAACGAAAGAAGTATATTTCACAAGATACACATGATAAACATGCAAAAAGTAATGCATTCAAACAAGATTAATCAGGTACTAAGACATGTTCCATGAGTACATTTTGTTATTCTGATGAAGTATGCGTATGAATCTCACTTTTAACCAATAAGACATCATCAAGCATCACTTTTACTCTCCCTCCTCTTCAGTCAGAATACAAGGTATAGATGAATACTAGGGAAAGAAATGCTACCAGAGAACTAGTCTCTGTAGTCCTGGATGGTGGTCCGTTCTCCAGGATGATGCTGCTCCAGTTCTGGCTATCTTTCTCTGCCTCTGCTAATATTTTTCTCTCGAAGTCAAAATCAAACTGAAACTTGCTCCTTGGGATTTGAGCCATTTGTGGTGACAATGCTGGCTGCCAATCAGGAAAAATTCATTGTAACATGAAAAAAGACATGGACCAAAAAGATTTCTAACAAAAGTAACTCCAGCTAGAACATCCTTCATATAGCCATTTGTGTTTCATCAAGCCAAAGGAAAGCATTGCTTTTACTTATGCCACGGAGCATAAGGAATGAAACTAGCCAAATAAGATAATATATGATCAACAATGCTGAACTTGGGTGCAAAATGCTGCATAATTCATTTAGAAAAGATGAAGATCAGGTAAAAATTAAAACCTTACAGGTGGTGCTATTCGATATTCTGGCTTTATTGCAACCCTGATGCCCAATCCTGCTGAAAAAGGGAGGGATAAAAACAATTGGTACCGTAGCAATCCACAATTATGATCACCATCTGAACGGTCATCTTTGAATGCCTAAGGACAATCAGTGCCAAACCTCacttaaagaaaaaacatctaTAATGTTATTCAGTTCAATGCACTTGCTTACCAACAGCCTTAAACATAACCATGAAAGTTCCTACAAAATTAGTTGCGTAAGGAAGTTTTAAACGTCCGTCTATTTCAAGGATATAAAATCTTGTCTAGTAACGATGAAAAGCAACCTAGATTATATATACTAGATATATGGTTTTAAATGTTCAGAGCTCTTCAGTGTTACATTTCAAATATGAGTTTCACAGGAAGAGTTACgtttccaccaaaaaaaaaaaaaaaaatccttttaacatgctataaaaaatttataaaacatttaGCATGTacctaattttatttttttaagaaaaagctGAAAAACGCCTAACATTGAATAAAGTTTCTCAGTATAGGTGAGTTGAATTACATAACCGAAGATTTAAATAGAATGTGTTCCTAGCTTAATGCAAGCAACATACAGCAACAAGAACACttgcaaaggaaaaagaaaagatcaaatATACGATAGATggtaaaaaataagagaaggtAGACATTAGACAAGCATCATACCACAAGGGAAAACATGAAAAGGGCAAAAATGATGACAAACGTATCATAGGTGGTCAAAGAATAAGAGAAGGTATCTAGTTTGTATAGTCATCGTGACAAAATAAAACacagaaaacaaaacaagaagatgaCAAACAAAcagtaaaaacaaatgaaaagtttCCCATGCTATGTTGCACTATAAAACTACTCTAATTATTCATTCCTCAGTCGCCAGACATGCATGTTGTCTTAGGATGACTTGCATGATAAAAACCTTGAAGCCAAAACACTGAATTGTGACAACattagtttttcatgaaattaacAATAATTAACAAATTCTCCTCAAATCAACGCATTTTCTTGACACTGTTATAGAATTAAAATCAGACAGCAATAAGCTCAAGTTTCCTAAAAAATATGAAGACATCAGCCACACACAAGAAGAAATTTACATAGACTACAACAAGACCAAGTCATTcaacaggaaaaggaaaaagacaccAAATGCACCACAGCCCAATTCCTTTGGATGTTTTCCTTCCAAGACCAACAAGTCAATATATGTACTCACGAATCCTTAGCAACCGCGCAAGAAACAACACAAGGGAAGAATACCAACTTGCATTTTCAAATCTAACACAATAACACCAAAAAGCCaacatcaagaaacaaaagaggaCTCACATGGGGTTGTCGAAGGAGCAGGAATGGGAGTGGGAGGTGCCCGGCCAATCAACGGATCGTTATGCTGACCAATTCGTGGATAGAAAGACTGGGCAGCATAGCCGCCAGTAGCAGTAGCTCTATAGGCATCATATGGAGGTCCATTCTTATGGAAATCGTAATCCATGGCTCCTAAAACCCAGAAAGAACTAGATCATTTCCAGAGATTTATACCCTGACACGTCTAACCTCTTTCTCTTGCTTGGAATCATCACCATGATTCACCAACTGTATTTCTTCTCTTGAAGACTATGTAATATAACTGTTTGCAAACAACATAATTATCAACTAACAAGACAAAGAGCTGTTCTATTTTCTATCATGATTTTAATCATTCTATCAAGGTAGCAGTAAGTATGTGATATTATAAACAGCAAACGTAAGCAATCAACATATACAACAGTGTTATAACTGTACAAACAGGCCCATAAGATAATCTAGATGTGAGCAGAAAACATTGTGCTGAAAACAGAAAACACATATACACAAGCACAGCACAGTtgagaaaaagttgaaaaagaggTAACAAACTTGTGGACATAAACAGGAAATATGAAAgagtaaaaattgaaaaagttaaTAAATATGCCGGAGAGTGCACAGCACaaggggaaaaaggaaaaaaagggagcCCACGGGATGGAAGATCACCTCTCACATGGAGACGACCTGTGCATAGGCCATAGAGAGGAGCTCAACGGAGGGGAGGTTGCTGGTTGTTGGAGAGAGCTATGCAAGCAGAGTGGCGACGGAGAAAGGGAGCTAACCGTAGGGGAGGGATCAGTAAAACGAAATG from Nymphaea colorata isolate Beijing-Zhang1983 chromosome 6, ASM883128v2, whole genome shotgun sequence includes these protein-coding regions:
- the LOC116255669 gene encoding uncharacterized protein LOC116255669, with translation MDYDFHKNGPPYDAYRATATGGYAAQSFYPRIGQHNDPLIGRAPPTPIPAPSTTPSGLGIRVAIKPEYRIAPPPALSPQMAQIPRSKFQFDFDFERKILAEAEKDSQNWSSIILENGPPSRTTETSSLDSSIPQDPLASKFVALGLSPEAVTLAVKTYGDNPTKVREFVLSYNRLREMGFAANTVAEVLAKYDNDMEKAVAHFLNI